Within Caulobacter segnis, the genomic segment GAGGCCAGCCAGGACTGCATCCGGGTGATCAGCCCCGACGGCGCGGTCGAATACATGAACGCCCAGGGCAAGTCGCTGTTCGAGATCGACGACTTCGATGGCCGCAACCGCCGCCGCTACTGGCCCGACATGTGGCCGTCGGAGAGCCGCGACGCGGTCGAGCAGGCGCTGTGCTCGGCCCGGGCCGGCCACGCCGTCGCCTTCCGCGCCTACTGCCCGACCGCCAGGGGCGCGCCGCGTTGGTGGGACACCACCGTCTCGCCGATTCTGGAGAACGGCCAGGTCACCCGCGTCCTGGCCACTTCGCGCGACGTGACGGGCGAACGCATGGCCGAGACCCATCGCCAGATGCTGGTCAACGAGCTGAACCACCGGGTGAAGAACACGCTGGCCACGGTGCAGTCGATCGCCAAGCAGTCCCTGCGCAACGCCGGAGTCGAACCCTCGGTGCGCGACGCCCTGGAAGGCCGCCTGATGGCCATCGCCGCCACGCACAACGTCCTGACCGACCACAACTGGTCGGCGGCCAGCCTGCGCGAGATCGTCGACGGCTCAGTGACACCCTACAGCGCCAATCGAGGCCAGCTGACCATCAGCGGCGAGGATCTGCGGATCTCGCCCAAGCCCGCCGTGGTCATGGCCCTGGCCTTCCACGAGCTGGCGATCAACGCCCTGAAGTTCGGCGCCCTCTCCGCGCCCGACGGCCACGTGGACATCCGCTGGTCCGTCGAGCCCGGCGACCAGCTCTATATCGAATGGGCCGAGCGCGGCGGCCCGGCCGTGCGCCCGCCCGAGAAGCGCGGCTTCGGCTCGCGGATCGTCGAGACCGCCCTGCCCAGCGAACTGGGCGGCGCGGTGGCGCTGGACTATCGCGAGGAAGGCCTGCGGTGCTCGATCCGCTCGCCGCTGGCGGCGCTGGACAAGGTCGACGCCTTCATGCCGCTGGGCTAGCCGACCTCGCCGGTCAGCTCCCGACGCGCCTTTTCCAGCTCCTCGGCATAGCGGCGGGTGACGTGCGCTTCGGTGATTAGGCCGATCACCTCCCCGCCCCCATCGACCACGGCCAGCTCGTCGGCGCCGGTCTCGTCGAAGGCGGTCATGATCGCCTTGATCGACATCTCGGGCGCCAGGGCGACCTTGGCGTGGACGGCCAGCGCCGAGAGCGGCGCGTCACGCTCGGGCGGCTCGGCATAGACGGCGGCGGTCGGGGCGATGCCGGCATAGCGGCCGGTCTCGTCGGTCAGCACCGCGCGCTTGGTCGAGCCCAGCGGAAAACGGCGGCGAAACTCCGCCAGGCTGGTGGCGGCCGGCACGGTCTTGACGTCGCGCCGCATCATCTTACCAGCCGTGAGGTTGCGCATCCACGACACGTCGTGGGCGCTGCGGATCGTCTCACCCCGCAGGTGCAGCCGCCAGGTCGAGAACGAATAGCCGAAGGTCTCGCGCACCACGGCGCTGGCGATCAACGACGCGGCCAGGGTGGCGGCGGTGATGGTAAAGTCGCCCGTGGCCTCCAGCACCAGGAACGACATGGTGAAGGGCCCGCCGACGATGGCCACGCCCAGCGCGCCCATGCCCACCAGCGAGGCGGCGATCGGATCCAGACGCCCGGCCCCCGCCACCAGGTTCACGACGTCCGAGAACGACTGCCCCATCAGCGCCCCCAGGAACAGGGCCGCGAAGAACAGGCCGCCCCGGAAGCCGAAGCTCAGCGAAATGATTGAGGCCGCCGACTTCATCAGGATCAGCATCAGCAGCAGCTTGAGCGGCAGGTCGCCGTTGAGGTCCAGGTGCAGCGCCCCATGGCCGCCCGACAGGGTCTGGGGCGTGATCATGGCCAGCACCGCCAGCGCCAGGCCGCCGATGGCCGGACGCGACCAGCGCGGCAGCGGCGCCTTGGCGGTCCAGCGGTCGGCGACCGCCACCGCCCGCATCAGCGCCACGCCGAACAGGGCCGACACCAGGCCCAGCAGGCCATAGAGCAGGTAGTCGCTCCAGGACGAGATGGCGACGACCGAGGTCTTGATCAGGTACGGGGTCGAGCCCAGCCCCTTGGCCACCAGCACCGCGGCCAGGGCGGCCGCCGCCACCGGCGCGATGTTGGCCACCGTATAGGCGCCAATGACGATCTCGAACGCGTAGAAGGCCCCCGTCAGCGGCGCGCCGAAGGCCGCGGCGATCGCCGCCCCCGCCCCGGCCCCGACCAGGATCCGCAGGTCCCCGCGACGCAGGTTCAACCTCTGCCCCACCCAGGAAGCCGCGGCCCCGCCGGCCTGGGCGTAGGCCGCCTCCAGCCCGACCGAGGCGCCGCAACCGTTCGAGATCAGGGTCTGGCCGCAGATGAAGGCGCTGTCGCGCACCGACAGCCGCCCGCCGTGCAGGGCGTTGGCCTCCACCGGATCGACGGCATGGTTGGGGCGCAGGCGCAGGACCACCGCGGTGAACAGACCCAGCAACAATCCGCCCAGGGGGATCGCCAGCAGACGCCACGGCGCGACCACGGCCTGGGCCGACAGGCGCTCATCCGGATCGAAGCCGAACAGCCGCACCTGGGTCCCGTGGGCGATCTTGGCCTGCAGCACCGCCAGGGCGCCGGCGGCCAGGCCGACCACCGTGGCCACGGCGATCACCGCCAGTTCGGAAGAGCGTGTCCGACGTCGCAGCCAGGCCAGCCATGGCAGGGCCGAGCGACCGGCTTCGCGGAAAGCGGCGCGTTCGGTCAGAGCGGTGCGCAGCACATGACGCCAGGGACGGGACGCGGCGGGATCCGTCTGGGGCTCCATCTGGGGCTCCGGCCGGTCCATCGGGCGGCTAGGCCACCGCCGCCTTGCCGCCGCCGACCAGGCCACCGACCGCAGCGCGGAACGCCTCGCCCCGAGCCTCGAAGTCGCTGAACTGGTCGAACGAGGCGCAGGCGGGCGACAGCAGGACGATGGCGTCCTCGCCGCTGGCGGCGGCGTCGGCATAGGCCTGCTGGACGGCCTTTTCCAGCGTGCCGCTCAGCACGACGTCGGCCTTGCCGGCCAGGGTCCAGGAGAACGGCTGGGCCGCCTCGCCGATCAGATAGGCCTTGGCGATGCGCGGGAAGAGGTCCTTCAGGTCCTCGATGCCCCCGGCCTTGGCCACGCCGCCGGCGATCCAGTAAAATTTGGGATAGCTCGACATGGCCTGGCGGGCGGCGTCGGCGTTGGTGGCCTTGCTGTCGTTGACGAAGCGGACCTTGCCGATCCGGCCGACCGTCTCCATCCGATGGGCCAGGCCCGGAAAGCTCATCAGGCCATCGACAGCGTCGTGCATCGGGATGCCGATGGCGCGCGCGGCGGCGTAGGCGGCGGCGGCGTTCTGCCAGTTGTGGCGGCCGGGCAGGCTGCGGGCGCGCAGCAGGTCGGCGACCTCCACCACCCGTTCGCCGGTGGCGTCATAGAGCACGCCCTGCAGGGCGTAGACGCCTCTGCCCATGGCCTTGCCGGCGCTGATCGGCCAGATGGTCCGTCGGTTGGCGGCGGTGATCTCGGTGCAGATCTGCTGGCACCAGGGATCGTCAACGCCGATGATCGCCGTGTCGCCCTTGCCCTGGTTCAGGAAGATCCGGCGCTTGGCGGCGATGTAGCCGTCCATGCCGCCGTGGCGGTCCAGGTGGTCGGGCGAGATGTTCAGCAGCACCACCGCGTCGGGGTGCAGGCTGGAGGTCAGGTCCAGCTGGTAGGACGACAGCTCCAGCACGTAGACCGCACCGCCGTGCATGTCCTCGAGACCCAGAACGCCCAGGCCGATATTGCCGCCGATGCGGGTGTCGCGGCCGGCCGAGGCGCACAGGTGGCCGATCAGGGCGGTCGTGGTCGACTTGCCGTTGGTGCCGGTGATCGCGATGATCTTCGGACGCTTGTGGGCCGGGGCGGCGTTGACCGTGCGGGCGAACAGCTCGACGTCGCCCAGGATCTCGACGCCGGCGGCCTTGGCCTTCTCGACGGTCCAGTGCGGCTTCGGATGCGTCAGCGGCACGCCGGGCGACAGCATCAGCGCAGCGAACTGGCTCCAGTCGGCGGCTTCCAGGTCAACGACCGGGAAGCCCTCGGCGGCGGCCGCCTCGCGGCTGGCCGGCTTTTCGTCCCACAGGGCGACCTTCGCCCCTCCCGCGATCAAGGCGCGCGCCGCCGTAAGCCCGGTGCGGCCCAGGCCGAACACCGCGACGGTCTTGTCCTCGAAACCGCGGACCGGGATCATGCTACTCGCCTCTCCTAGCGCAGCTTCAGGGTGGCGAGGCCGACGAAGGACAGCATCATCGCCACGATCCAGAACCGGATCACGACGGTGGATTCAGCCCAGCCCAGCTTCTCGAAATGGTGGTGGATCGGCGCCATCAGGAAGACCCGCTTGCCGGTCTTCTTGAAGTAGGCGACCTGGATCATGACGCTCAGCGCCTCGGCCACGAACAGGCCGCCGACGATGCCCAGGACCAGCTCGTGCTTGGCGCAGACGGCGATCGCGCCCAGCGCGCCGCCCAGGGCCAGCGACCCGGTGTCGCCCATGAAGATCTTGGCCGGCGGGGCGTTGTACCAGAGGAAGCCCATGCCCCCGCCGATGATCGCGCCGCACAGCACCGCCAGCTCGCCGACGCCGGGCGCGAAGTGCAGGTTGAGGTAGTCGGCGAACTTGTAGTTGCCGACCAGGTAGGCGATCAGGCCGAAGGTCGAGGCGGCGAACATCACCGGCACGATGGCCAGGCCGTCCAGCCCGTCGGTCAGGTTCACGGCGTTCGAGAAGCCGGCGATCGTGACCGCCGCGAACACCACGTAGAACCAGCCCAGATTGATCACCAGCGCCTTGAAGATCGGGAAGACCACGCTGGTCTCCATCCCCGGCGTCATCGGCGACTTGGGCGCGAACAGGATCAGGATGACCGTGGCGATGATCGCCACCGCGAACTGGGCGACCAGCTTCTGGACGCTGGAGAGGCCGGCCGTGGTCTGCTTGGTGACCTTGGCGTAGTCGTCCATGAAGCCCAGCACGCCATAGCTGCCGGTGATCAGCAGCACGACCCAGACGTGGATGTTGCGCAGGTCGGCCCACAGCAGGGCGCCGACGAACAGGCCGGCCAGGATCATGAAGCCGCCCATGGTGGGCGTGCCGGCCTTCTCGGTGACGTGACGGGCGATGCCGTCGGTGCGGATCGGCTGGCCCTTACCCTGCTTGGCCTTCATCCAGCGGATGAAGCGCGAGCCCATGGCCACCGCGACGATATAGGCGGTCAGCATGGCCATGCCCGACCGGAAGGTCAGGTATTTCAAGAGGTTCAGCGCCGGGACGTGCTCTTGCGTGCGCGCCAGCCATTCGTACAGGAAGTACAGCATCAGCCCTGTTCCCCAAGGTCGAGCGCGGCCAGGGCTCCGGCGAGAACGCCAGCCCTGGAGCCATTCGACCCCTTCACCATCACCACGTCGCCGGGTCGGATCGCCTCCGCCAGCTGCGTCGTTAACTTTTCAGTAACTTCCGCGTAACCGCCCCGCCGAGTCGGCGGAAGCGCCTCCCACAGCGATTTCATGTGGACGCCCGCGAGAAAAACCACGTCAACGTTTGCACGCGCGATCGGGCCTGCAAGCTCGGCGTGAAACGCGTCGCTGCTCTCGCCCAGTTCGAGCATGTCGGTCAGCGCCACGACGCGCCGTCCGGCGACCTCGCGCGCGCCCAGGGTCTTCAGCGCGGCCTGCATCGAGACCGGGTTGGCGTTGTAGCTCTCGTCGACCAGGGTGAAGGCGCCGCCGTCGATGCGGATGGTCTTCTCGGCCCCGCGCCCCTCGATCGGGGCGAACGCCGCCAGCGCCGCCAAGGCCGTCTCGCGCGGCACGTCCAGGGCTTCCAGCATCAGCAGAACGCACAGGCTGTTGGGACCCCAGTGGACGCCGGTCTGACGGATCGGGAAGCGCAGCGCCTCGCCGCGCAGTTCGACCGACACGGTCGCCCCCTCGCCTTCCACCGAAAAGCCGGTCAGACGCGCGGTCGCGCCCTCGGCTTCACCGAAGCTCCAGACCAGCGCGCCGACCTTGGCGGCCTCGGCGCTCAGCAGCTCGAACCACGGATTGTCGGCGTTCAGCACGGCGATCCCGCCGGGCTCCAGACCCGCGAAGATCTCGGCCTTGGCGCGGGCGACACCCTCTTCGTTCTCGAAGTTCTCCAGGTGGACCGGGCCGACCGTGGTGATGGCCACCGCGTGCGGACGGACGAACTGGCTGAGCGGCGTGATCTCGTCGGCGTGGTTCATGCCGACCTCGAACACGGCGCGCTCGGTGTCGCGCGGCATCCGGGCCAGGGTCAGGGGCACGCCGATATGGTTGTTGTAGCTCTTCACCGAGGCGTGGGCCTTGCCGGCCAGGCGCAGGCCGGCCTCGACGGCGCGGGTGACGCTGGTCTTGCCGACCGAGCCGGTCACCGCCCCGCGCTTGCATTGCGGCGCGCGCTCGCGGGCGGCCACGCCCAGGGCCTCCAGGGCCTTGAAGGTGTCCTCGACCATGACCGCCGGGACGCCGACAGGCTTGGCGGCCAGGACGCCGGTCGCGCCACTGGCCACCGCCTGCCAGACGAAATCATGACCATCGCGTGCGCCGACCAACGGCACGAATAGATCGCCCGGCTCGACCGTGCGGGTGTCGATCGAGATCCCCGTGACGCTGAAGTCGCCGGCGACCTGGCCGCCGGTGGCGTCAGCGATTTCCTGGGCGGTCCAGAGGGCTTCAGGCATGCACGCCCTCCAGCGCTTCCAGGGTCTCGGCCACGTCGTCGAACGGATGGACGACGCCGGCGACGATCTGGCCCTGCTCGTGGCCCTTGCCGGCGATGACCAGCACGTCGCCCTCGCCCATCAGCTGGACGGCGGCGCGGATCGCGGCGCGGCGATCACCGATCTCCCGAGCCCCGGGGGCGGCCTCCAGGATGGCGGCGCGGATCGAAGAAGGTTCCTCGGAACGAGGATTGTCGTCGGTGACGATGGCGATGTCCGCCAGGCGCGCGGCGATCGCTCCCATCAGCGGACGCTTGCCCCGATCGCGGTCGCCGCCGGCGCCGAACACGGCGATCAACTTGCCGCGCGTGTGCGGGCGCAGGGCCTCCAGCACTGTCTGCAGGCCATCCGGCGTGTGGGCGTAGTCGACATAGGCCTCACCACCGCGCGGACCACGGCCGACGCGCTGCAGGCGACCGGCGGCGCCCTCCAGCGTCTCCAGCGCCTTCAGCACCTTGGCGGCGTCCTCGCCCGCGGCGATGCACAGACCGGCGGCGACCAGCACGTTCGAGGCCTGGAAGGCGCCGGCCAGCGGCAGCTGGATGTGATGCACGGCGCCGTCGATCTCGACGACCATGTCCTGGCCCGCCGGAGTCGGGACGCGCGAGACCAGGCGCAGGCCCTGTCCGTCCTCGCCGACCGAGAACACGCTCTGGCCCGAGGTGACGGCGGCGGCGGCGAAGTTCGGGAAGGCCTCGCTGTCGGCGTTCAGCACCGCCATCGCCCCGTTCGGCGTCAGGGTGTCGAACAGGCGCAGCTTGGCCGCCCGGTACTCTTCCATCGAGCCGTGATAGTCGAGGTGGTCCTGGGTGAAGTTGGTAAAGCCGGCGGCGCGCAGCTTGACGCCATCGACGCGGCGCTGGTCGACGCCGTGCGAGCTGGCTTCCAGGGCCAGGTGGGTGACGCCCATGTCGGCCAGGCGCGCGACCATCTCGGCGACGTCGCCGGCGTCCGGCGTGGTCAGGCCCGGCGGGGTCAGCTGCTGATCCGGCTTGCCGGCTTCGCTCACCACGACGCCCAGGGTGCCCATGCTGGCGGCCTTGTGGCCCAGCTTGGCGAAGATCTGGCGAGCGAAGCCGGCGACCGAGGTCTTGCCGTTGGTGCCGGTGACGGCCACGCACATGGCCGGCTGCTTGCCCCAGAAGGCGGCCGAGGCCAGGGCGTAGGCGCGGCGGGCGTCTTCCGAACGGACAACCGGCACGCCCAGACCTTCCAGCCCACCCTCGGGGGCCAGAACGGCGGCGGCGCCCTTGGCCACCGCGCCCGGCGCGAAGTCGCGACCGTCGACCTTGGTCCCCGGCAGGGCGGCGAACAGCCAGCCGGCGGTGACCTTGCGGCTGTCGGCGGTGACGCCGGCGATCACCGGGTCGTTGGCGAAGGGACGTTTGAACAGGTCCGACAGATGTCTGGTCATAGTCCCGCCTCCGGTACGGCGTTCTGCGGCTGGCCGGCGATGATCACCGGCTCGATCTTGCGTTGCACGCCCAGGAACGGGGCGATGCGTTCGATCACCTTGCCCGCCGGCGGCGCGCCGACCCAGCCGCCGGTCGAGAAACCAGCCGACTTGGCCGTGCCGTGCGGCTCGTCCATCAGGATCAGGACGAAATAGCGATCGGCCTCCAGCGGGGCCTCGGTCGGGAACACCGCCGCGAACGACGACACCTGGCGCTGGTGATTATAGCCCCGGATCGACGGATCGTACTTCTCGCCGGTGCCGGTCTTGCCGCCGACCGACAGGCCAGGCACGTCGGCCTTGCCGCCGCTGCCGCCCTGGCCGGGGATCACGTTGGCGCGCATGATCTTCAGCATCTCGGCCGAGGTGTTCTCGGACACCACCCGCACGCCCTCAGGTCGCACGCCATCCGGCATCTTCCTGATGGTCAGCGGCAGCATCTCGCCGCCGTTCAGCAAAGCGCCCATCGCCTGAGCCAGGGCCAGCGGGCTGACATTGATGCCGTGACCGAACGAGGTGGAGGCCACAGCGTCCATGTCCCACTTGCGCGGCGTCAGCGGGCGCGCCGACTCCATCAGCTCGACCTTGGCCGGCTTGGTCAGGCCCAGGGCCGCGAAGTACTTCGACAGGCGCTCGCCGCCGATCCGCTCGGCCAGCATGGCCGTGCCGATGTTCGACGAGTGCTGGAACACCTGGATCAGGTTCAGGATGGCCTTGGCGGCGTGATAGTCGTGGATCGTGCGGTAGCCCAGCTTGTAGGGCTCGCGGGCGTCGAAGGTCGAGGCCGGGGTGGCCACGCCCGTGTCCAGACCGATCGCCACGGTGAAGGTCTTGAAGGTCGAGCCCATCTCGTAGACCGAGGCGGCGGCGCGGTTCAGGCGCTGATCGTCGGTGGCCTCGCCCGCCTTGTTGGCGTCGTAGTCGGGCAGGCTGGCCAGGCCCAGGATCTCGCCGGTGTGGACGTTGGTGACCAGACCGACCGCGCCCTTGGGCGTGAAGTCGGCGGCGGCCTTGCGCAGCTCGTCCTCGAGGGCGGCCTGGATGCGAACGTCGATCGACAGCTGGGTCGGGCCGCCCTCGCCGCCTGCGGCCTTGCGGATCGGATCGTCCAAGGCGCGCTCGGCTCCGGCCAGGCCCTTGCCGCCGCTGTCGACGAAACCGACCAGGTGCGCGGCTGTCGGGCCCAGCGGATACATCCGCCGCTCCTGCTCCTCGAACGAGATGCCGGGCAGACCGAGGTTGAAGATGCCGTCCTTCTCGTCGGGCGTCAGGCCGCCCAGCACGAAGGCGCGGTGATCGCCGAACACGGCCTTATCCAGGCGCTTGGCCGGAACCTGAGGCAAAGCCTTGCCGAGCGCGCGACGCACTTCCTTGGCGTCCCAGACCTCGCGCGGGTCGACGTACAGCGCGTAGTGGGCCAGGTCGACGGCCAGCAGCTTGCCGTTGCGGTCGACGATGTCGCCGCGCGCGCCCTCCGCGCCCTGAGCGTAGCCGTTGCCGCGCCCGGCGTTCGAGAACAGCGCCGCCCAGCCCGCGCCCAGGCCCACGCCCACGAAGCACAGGCTGAAGAAGGCCATGACCAGGAAGATGCGGATGCGGGTGTCGTCTTCGGGCCTGGCCGCCGCGCGCGAACGCTCGAAGGCGTGTTCCAGACGCCAGACGCGCTCGATCAGCCACCGCCAGGCGGCGGGCTGGAAACCGTTTGGGCCCAGATTCGAAAGGCTCATCGCTGGGCCTCCGGAGGCGGCGGAGCCGAGGCGTCGTCCGGCAGCGCCTCGGGGCCATCGGCGGCCAGGGCCTCGGGCGAGATCGGGGCGGCGACGACCGGCGCGCGCGGCAGTTCGCGGCGGCGCGCCACGTCGATCAGAGCGTCCTCGGTGATCTCATGGTCCGGCGCGATCGGCTGCAGCTGCATCATCTGCGCCAGTTGCTCGATGCGGCGCGGCTGCTCCAGGTGGGCGACCTCGGCCTCCAGCAGGCGCTTGCGCATGCCTTCGTCCTGGATCTCCTGCTGCATGCGGGCGATCTGCTGGCGCTCGCTGCCGGCGAAGGTCTTGGCCAGATAGACGCTGGTGACCAGGGTCAGCAGGATGCCCAGGCCGACCACCTCGACGACACGGAAGCCGCGGACGCGGCGATTGAAGACGCCGGCGACGCTCATGCCGCGCCCTCCCAGACCGGCGCGGAAGTGCGGACGGCGGCGCGCAGCTTCGACGACCGCGCGCGGGGATTGACGGCCAGTTCGGCTTCGCCGGGAGCGATGGCCTTGTTCGAGATCAACTGGAAGCTGGGCGCCGCGCCGGCCGCGACCGGGGAGCGTGGCGCGAACCGCCAGGCGTCCGACCCGCGCGCTCGGTCAGGAACGCCTTGACGATGCGGTCTTCCAGCGAGTGGAAGGTGACGACCACCAGCCGACCGCCCGGCTTCAGCACGCGCTCGGCGGCGTCAAGACCGGCTTCCAGCTCGCCCAACTCGTCATTGACCGCGATGCGCAGACCCTGGAACGAGCGGGTGGCGGGATGGACCTTGGCGCCCTTGCGGCCGCCAACGGCGCGCTCGATCACCTCGGCCAGGTCCAAGGTGCGCTCGAACGGGCGCTCCTCGCGGCGGCGGACGATGAAGCTGGCGATGCGGCGCGAGGCGTGCTCCTCGCCATAGACATAAAGGATGCGGGCCAGCTCGACCTGGTCCAGCGTGTTGACGAGGTCGGCGGCGGTCGGGCCGCTGTCGCCCATCCGCATGTCCAGCGGACCGTCGCGCATGAAGGAAAAGCCGCGCTCGGCCTGATCCAGCTGCATCGACGAGACGCCCAGGTCCAGCATCACACCGTCGACGCTCGACGGGCTCAGTTCGTCGAGCATCTCTGAGAAGCGGGCCTGGACTAGGCGGAAGCGGTCGGCCGGAAGCCCCTCGGCGAACGCCTGGACGGTCGGGTCGCGATCGAAGGCCACGATGCTGGCGCCGGTCGGCAGCACCGCGCGAGTGTAGCCGCCCGCGCCGAAGGTGCCGTCGACCACGATATCGCCCGGCTTGGCGTCCAGCGCCTCGACCACTTCGTCCAGCAGGACCGAGATGTGCGGGGCGTCGCTCACGAGGCGCTCCCCAGCTTGGCCTGGCGCTGCTGGGCGCGCAGGGCCGCCAGCCCTTCCCGGGCCAGATCGCGCTGGGCCGCGCGATGAGCCTGGAAGGCCTCGCGGGACCAGATCTGAAAACGCTCACCCATACCGACGACGGCCACCCAATCCGTGAGACCGCACATTTCGCACAGGTGGTCGGGAAGCGTAATGCGACCAGCTGTATCAAACGACAGCTTGGCCATGCCACCCAGGACGCTGGTCTCGAGGGCCGAGCGGATCGGATCGCCGAACGGCAGTTCCTCGATCACGCCGGTATAGCGGTCGAACAGGGCCTTACCGCCCGCTTCCAGGCAATCGGCCTCGATGGAGGGGAAGCAGAAGATTCCGTCGAACATGCCGGAAACGGCCGCGCGGAATTCCTGCGGCACGACGATGCGCCGCTTGCTGTCGAGCTGTTTCTCGAATGTCGAGAGAAACACGAAAGCTGAACCCCACCAAACCCACATCGGTCGGCGACCCAACGCATCGCCCCGACGCGAATTGGGTTAACATGGGATGAATTGGGAAACAATGACACCAAACCCCTTTCATCGAGATTTCAAAGGCGTCTCACCTGTTGTTCACGAGGTGAGATCGTTAATCCACAGAACATACACAGAACTCACCAAGTAGACGTGGTGCCCGGTGTCATCCGGACCCAACGAAGGTCAGTTTTCAGGACGGAAACGCGCGGCCGCGCCCCATCCCGCCGAACGAGGGATGGGGACCAGATGATCTATAAGCCGGGTTCTGTTCCGCCTCCCCCGATCCGAAGATGGGCGAGGCGGCGACGATCATTCCTCTAGGCCGGCCATTGCTGGACGGCTCTCGCGACCTACCCGGACCCTCTCAGCCAGTGACGGCCTATCCGACGCGAGGCCGGCGCGGGGTCCCTATTCGGTCTTGCTCCAGGCGGGGCTTGCCATGCCGTCCCTGTCGCCAGGTCCGCGGTGGGCTCTTACCCCACCCTTTCACCCTTCCCGCCCCGTAAGGAGGAGGTTTGCTTTCTGTGGCGCTATCCCTGGGATCGCTCCCGGTGGGCGTTACCCACCGCCTTGTCACCGTGGAGCCCGGACTTTCCTCGGCGTCCGAAGACGACGCGACCGCCCGACCATCTGGTCCGGGACGGTGTTTGACGGCGCGACATGGAAACGTCAACAAACATCCGATTCCCCCGGCGAAAGCCGGGGAAATCGGGATTAGAGGATATTGCGCATAAGCTGCGCGATCGGATGGTCCTTGAGACCCGCCGCCGCGCCCAGGCGATCGGCTTCAACCCGGTTCTGCGACAGCTTGAACGTCCCCTCCAGCCGCTCGACGAACAGCCGACCGCCCTGGATGCCGCGCAGCAGGCTCTCGAACTTGCCGGCCTTCATCTTGTCGCGGGTCCAGGGCTTTTTCGGAAGAAGCCGCGCCTCCTCCTGGGCCGAGAGGTCGTCCAGCAGGGCGATCAACTCGGCCTCGTCCAGCGGCGCGACCGAGCCCTCGGCCTCGACGGACTGGTAGTTCCAGGTCGGCACCTGATCGGCGCTCGCGTACCAGTCGGGGCTGACATAGGCGTCGAGGCCGGTCGCCAGGGCCACCGCGCGGAAGCCCTGCGTCAGGTGCGGGGTCAGCCCGTTGCCGCGCGACAGATGGAAATCCAGCGCGACCTCGCCGTCCAGGTCGCGGACCACGACCGGCGTCTGGGCCACGAACGGCCGCCCGCCGACCGAAGCGGCGATGGTCACGAACGGATGGGCCCGCAGGAAGTCGAGCAGGATCACACGATCCTCGACGCGGAAGGCCGGCGCCGGATGCATCAGTCGGCCGCCGCGCGCAGCAGGCCGACCAGACGCGCCCGCGTCTCGCCGTCCGCGATTCCGTCGAAGCGGCTCTGCAGCCAGTGACGCTGGAAGGCCGAGACCACCGTCGTGGTCCACTCGTCGTACTTGCCGGTGGGGGCGCAGTCGAAGCCCAGGCGGGTAAGGCCGGCTTGCAGCGCGAAGACGCCGGTCCCCTCCTCGCCCTGGCCCAGCGGCGCGCCGGGCGATGGCGCCGGCTCGATCCACAAACCATGGCCGCTATCGGCCAGACGCTTCCAGGGGAAGAGCTCGCCAGGGTCGACCTTGCGAGCGGGC encodes:
- a CDS encoding division/cell wall cluster transcriptional repressor MraZ, whose product is MFLSTFEKQLDSKRRIVVPQEFRAAVSGMFDGIFCFPSIEADCLEAGGKALFDRYTGVIEELPFGDPIRSALETSVLGGMAKLSFDTAGRITLPDHLCEMCGLTDWVAVVGMGERFQIWSREAFQAHRAAQRDLAREGLAALRAQQRQAKLGSAS
- a CDS encoding peptidoglycan D,D-transpeptidase FtsI family protein, producing MSLSNLGPNGFQPAAWRWLIERVWRLEHAFERSRAAARPEDDTRIRIFLVMAFFSLCFVGVGLGAGWAALFSNAGRGNGYAQGAEGARGDIVDRNGKLLAVDLAHYALYVDPREVWDAKEVRRALGKALPQVPAKRLDKAVFGDHRAFVLGGLTPDEKDGIFNLGLPGISFEEQERRMYPLGPTAAHLVGFVDSGGKGLAGAERALDDPIRKAAGGEGGPTQLSIDVRIQAALEDELRKAAADFTPKGAVGLVTNVHTGEILGLASLPDYDANKAGEATDDQRLNRAAASVYEMGSTFKTFTVAIGLDTGVATPASTFDAREPYKLGYRTIHDYHAAKAILNLIQVFQHSSNIGTAMLAERIGGERLSKYFAALGLTKPAKVELMESARPLTPRKWDMDAVASTSFGHGINVSPLALAQAMGALLNGGEMLPLTIRKMPDGVRPEGVRVVSENTSAEMLKIMRANVIPGQGGSGGKADVPGLSVGGKTGTGEKYDPSIRGYNHQRQVSSFAAVFPTEAPLEADRYFVLILMDEPHGTAKSAGFSTGGWVGAPPAGKVIERIAPFLGVQRKIEPVIIAGQPQNAVPEAGL
- a CDS encoding FMN-binding negative transcriptional regulator, which translates into the protein MHPAPAFRVEDRVILLDFLRAHPFVTIAASVGGRPFVAQTPVVVRDLDGEVALDFHLSRGNGLTPHLTQGFRAVALATGLDAYVSPDWYASADQVPTWNYQSVEAEGSVAPLDEAELIALLDDLSAQEEARLLPKKPWTRDKMKAGKFESLLRGIQGGRLFVERLEGTFKLSQNRVEADRLGAAAGLKDHPIAQLMRNIL
- a CDS encoding UDP-N-acetylmuramoyl-L-alanyl-D-glutamate--2,6-diaminopimelate ligase, whose protein sequence is MTRHLSDLFKRPFANDPVIAGVTADSRKVTAGWLFAALPGTKVDGRDFAPGAVAKGAAAVLAPEGGLEGLGVPVVRSEDARRAYALASAAFWGKQPAMCVAVTGTNGKTSVAGFARQIFAKLGHKAASMGTLGVVVSEAGKPDQQLTPPGLTTPDAGDVAEMVARLADMGVTHLALEASSHGVDQRRVDGVKLRAAGFTNFTQDHLDYHGSMEEYRAAKLRLFDTLTPNGAMAVLNADSEAFPNFAAAAVTSGQSVFSVGEDGQGLRLVSRVPTPAGQDMVVEIDGAVHHIQLPLAGAFQASNVLVAAGLCIAAGEDAAKVLKALETLEGAAGRLQRVGRGPRGGEAYVDYAHTPDGLQTVLEALRPHTRGKLIAVFGAGGDRDRGKRPLMGAIAARLADIAIVTDDNPRSEEPSSIRAAILEAAPGAREIGDRRAAIRAAVQLMGEGDVLVIAGKGHEQGQIVAGVVHPFDDVAETLEALEGVHA
- the ftsL gene encoding cell division protein FtsL; its protein translation is MSVAGVFNRRVRGFRVVEVVGLGILLTLVTSVYLAKTFAGSERQQIARMQQEIQDEGMRKRLLEAEVAHLEQPRRIEQLAQMMQLQPIAPDHEITEDALIDVARRRELPRAPVVAAPISPEALAADGPEALPDDASAPPPPEAQR